Part of the Sphingomonadaceae bacterium OTU29LAMAA1 genome, TGCTGAGCACGACGATCGGCCAGCGCCCCCGGCGCATGTCGTCCCACTTCACGTGCAGCGCGCCGGCGAAGAGCAGGAACGACAGCATGCCGTCCATCAGCGTGGTGTGGAAGTCGATGCCGGCGATGAAGCCGACCACCTGTTCGCCGACCTGGCTGCCGGGCAGCAGCTGGTCGATCCCGACGACGAGCAGCGAGGCAACCGCCCCCATGATCGTCAGCCCGATCGACGAGGGCAATCTCAGAACGCGGTGATTGAAATAGCCGAGCACCGCGGCGAGGACGATCAGGATCGCTGCGGCGTCGAACGGGGTCAGCACGATCTGGTCAGTCCTTGCTGTCGCTGGGCGAGATGGTCAGCGCGTTGATGTGGCGCGGTTCGGGAACATTGTCACCTGCCGGCCAGCCTTTGCGCTGGCGTCGACGATCGCCATCGCCTGCCTCTTTCTGATCGTGGAACAGCACCTGCGTTGTGGGGAACGGCAGATCGATCCCGGATCCCGGGCGGGTGGATGGCCTTGGGCGAGGGAGTGTTCATCATGCTGTTCCTCAGGCCGTGCCGGAGAGCCAGGCGGTGCCGTCACGCAGGCGACGCTTGTAGTCGGGTTGGTCGAGCGCGGTGCGGAGCTCGGCCGTGCGGGTTCGGACGCGGGTCAGGTTGAAGCCCTTCAGCGCCTCACCTGCCAGTTCCTCCAGCCTGTCGGCATAGAGCCGGATCGTCGTCAGCCGGTCAGGCTCGTCACAGTCGAGCGACACCTCGCCCAGTGCATTCAGGTAGCGCAGGCTCGCCACCATGTCGGCCGCGCAATATTGCGCGAGAGCGCCGAACGAGCGATCCATCAGCGATGCGAAGGTGGTCGGATGCGCGATGACGCGGAGGGCGCCGTCGTCGTCGACGCGAAGGTGTGACGGAAGCGATCGTCCGGCCAAATCGGACATCGCAGCGCTCAGCCAGTCGAGGCACGTTACGGCCGTGAAGGGATCGTTGACGCCGGGCGACAGCGCCCGTGCCGCGATCTCGACCAGTTCGTCGACGAGGAAGCGCAGGTCCTGCAAGGCCGAGCGCCGCGAGCCGACGGAGAACGCATCGCGCAGATCGTCCGCACAGGCATCGTCGCATTTCTCCGGCGGCCAGACCTCGACCAGAGCGCGGCCGACGTGGACGAAGTCACCTGGCTGGTATTGCAGACGCAGCACGAGGTCATGCCTGGATGCGATACGCAGGACCGCCTCGTCGTCGAGGAACTGGATGTACCCCGTATCCCTGGCCACGACGATACGACGCTGCTCGCCGACGCTCGCACTGGCATCGTCGCGGAAAGTGTCGGGGATGTTCGTAGCCGTCCTGGCATGATCGTCGGGCGCGCTGCCGACGAAGCGCGGGAAGCGATCGTCGATGCCGCGCAGCAGGCGGTCACCGACATCCTCGATCACGCTGTTGATGTGGATTTTGCTGGGTACGTGATGGATGAAGTAGATCAACACCGCGATCGAGCAGAGCGCCAGCAGCACGCCGACCAGCAGCGCAAGATTGGGCACGAACCCGTAGCCGCCCGACTCGTCGGCCGAGTGGATCGTGCGCAGCACCAGCAGGCAGTAGAGGAAGGTGGCGATGAAGGTGCCGAGCGTCACCTGATTGCCGCGGTCGCGCATGAAGTTCGTCAGCAGGCGCGGCCCGTACTGGCCCGAGGCGTACACGACTGCGGCTATGGTCACCGAGAACACCGTGCCGGCCACGGTGATCATCGATCCGCCGACCGACGACAGCACCTGCCGCGCGCCATCCGGTCTCGAGGCGTATAGCCAGACGTAACCGTCCATCCAGGACGAGCCGACGAACGTATCCAGTGCGACCATGCCGCCCGCCAGCAGCACGGCGGCGATGGCCATGATGGTCGGCACAAACCAGTAGCTGGAGCCGAGATAATCGGCGAGGCGGCGGAACCCAGCGGTCATCGGCTAGGGTATCGGACTGGGCGTTGCTGGCATCAATCGATAGCGCTGTCCTGCCGCAGCGGCGGGCACGGGTGTCAGGCCCCGGGCTCGCAAGACGCCGGCGATCGCAAGGGCGCGACGTTGCGTCAGGGAGGGGCGGGCAGGCGCTTCGATGGGAAGACCGGGCACGGCGAGCGACGGGATGTTCCATCGCTTTGCCGCCCAGATCGTCGTCGCCAACGCAGCCTGCGCGGCAGTGTCGAGTGCGTCGACGTTGTCGGCAAACGCAATCTCCGGCAACGGCTCCTGCGGCGGGATCACTGCGACCGACCAACCGTCGGTCTCGTTCGTCGCCCGCGCCTCGAGCATCCGGTAGGTCGACAGAGTCGCGCCCGGTAAGGGGGTGGCTGCGGCCGTAGCACGACGATGGTCACGATCGATCGTCACTTCGTCGGCGGGGATGCCGGTGACCAGCGCAATCATCTTTGCGAGTGCTGCCATGCGCTGCGTTTCGGCGCTTGCACCGTCGCCCGCCTGCCTCAGCTCCTCGCGCTGTACTTCGAGGGCGCCGGCACCGGGGTCGAGCAGGATCTGGTCGAGATCCAGGCGTATCGGCCGCCCCAAGGTCTCTACGAGCACATCCTGGATGGCAGGGGTCTTCTTGGCGGCGGCTCTCGGCGTGATTACGACAGCCCTGACCAGTAGAGGATCGGCTGTGAAGTCGAGGTCGAGCTGCGTCACTCGCGCATCCTCGCCGAATTTCGCGGCAAGAAGAGAACGTGCCTGCGCGGTCGCAACCGCCTCGCGACCGATCCGATTGAGCGAAATCCCAAGCGGCACCGCGAGCGCTACAAAAACAAAGACCAGCACAATGGTCTGCATCCAGCCCTGGCGTCGCGAGAGGTGGTGCCCAAAGCCGTAGAAGCGGGCCATTGCCGTTGCAGAGAGCGCTATCGTGATGAAGTTCGTAACGAAGAGCGCTAAGGCACCCGCCCCAACGGGCAGGTTGCGGGTCGCGATCCCATAGCCGACCACTGCCAAAGGCGGCATGAGCGCGGTGGCGATGGCAACACCGACGATCGTCTCACCGCGCCCGCGTATGATCGCGAAGCTGCCTGCCAGGGCGGCGAACAGCGCAACGGCAAGATCGAATAAATTGGGTCGCGTTCGTGCGACGATCTCTGCGGTTGGTGCCTGCAGCGGTGAGATGGTGACGATCAGGGCAGTAAACGCAACTGCTGCGGCCGCACCGATCGCCAGCGCTTTCAGCGAGCGTCGAAGCTCCGCAAAGTCGAAGAGCGCAAGGCTGAAGCCGAACCCGAGGATCGGACTCATCAGCGGCGAGATCAGCATCGCCCCGATGACCACTGCCGGCGATGACAGGAGCAAGCCGAGGACGGCGATCCCCGCCGACATCATCGTCATGAAGGCGTAACGAGGGGACCAGCCGCTGTCCTCGACGATCCGCGCCACGACTGCTTCGTGATCGACAGGACCGACGATTGACCGACGCCACCATCGATAGAGGGTCAGCCGGGCCAGCCCGGTTCTCAGCCTATCCCGGCCGGCGTCAACGTCGCCCATGCTATCCACCTATGCCTCATCCTCCGACCGGTCGTCCTTGGCGCTGCGCGCGCCGCGACGGGGACGAGGCGGATGGCTGCCGGCCGGCCACCCTTCGCGCTGCCGGGTTCGGTCCCCGTCGCTCTCCTCGGTCTGGTCATGGACCAGGATTTGCTGCGTCGGGAACGGCAGGTCGATGCCGTTGTCGGCTGCCGCCTGCCAGATCGCCAGGATCACGCGCGCGCGCAGGTGAACGAGGTTGGTGCGCTTGGACTGCGACCACCAGCGCGCGCGCAGCGTCACCGAGCTGGCATCGAGGCCCCATGGCAGCACCTCCGGCGCAGGGTCGGCCTCGACGCCGTCTACCCTGGCGATCGCCTCGGTGAACACGACCATCGCGCGATCGGGCTTGTCGCCATAGCCGATGCCGATGTCGAACTGGTCACGCCTTACCGGGAAGGCGGTGTTGACCACGACGGGCGACGTGTAGACGTCGGAATTGGGGATGATGACCCGGCGGCCGTCATAGGTCTTGATGAGCGTCGCGCGGCTCTGGATGTGCTCGACCGTACCCTCGAAATCCTTGACCACGATCTGGTCGCCGCGGCGATAGGGGCGGTTGATGAGCAGCAGGATGCCGGCGAGGAGGTTCTGCAGAATGTCCTTGAAGGCGAAGCCGATCGCGACCGATCCGATGCCGAGGCTGGAGATGATCGTCGCCGGTTTGACGCTCGGAAAGATGATGACCGAGGCGATCAGGACGGACGCCGCGACCACGAGGCCGAAGGTCAGCGATGCGAGTACGCCGCCGAGGTCGACCAGCCCCTTGTGGTGAAACGCCTTGCGAACCCCGTTCGCGATCAGCTTGCCGACGAACCAGGCGACCAGCACAAAGATGATGCCGCCGACGATATTGGGAAGCTGCAGGAAAAAATCGTTCGAAGCGACGTGAAGCTTGGCCATGATGAGGTCGAGCGGGTTCTTCACCGGCGGTGGCGTGACAGGCTGCATCATCGGCGAACGGGCCGTTCTACCGGTTGTTC contains:
- a CDS encoding DUF2254 domain-containing protein, with the translated sequence MTAGFRRLADYLGSSYWFVPTIMAIAAVLLAGGMVALDTFVGSSWMDGYVWLYASRPDGARQVLSSVGGSMITVAGTVFSVTIAAVVYASGQYGPRLLTNFMRDRGNQVTLGTFIATFLYCLLVLRTIHSADESGGYGFVPNLALLVGVLLALCSIAVLIYFIHHVPSKIHINSVIEDVGDRLLRGIDDRFPRFVGSAPDDHARTATNIPDTFRDDASASVGEQRRIVVARDTGYIQFLDDEAVLRIASRHDLVLRLQYQPGDFVHVGRALVEVWPPEKCDDACADDLRDAFSVGSRRSALQDLRFLVDELVEIAARALSPGVNDPFTAVTCLDWLSAAMSDLAGRSLPSHLRVDDDGALRVIAHPTTFASLMDRSFGALAQYCAADMVASLRYLNALGEVSLDCDEPDRLTTIRLYADRLEELAGEALKGFNLTRVRTRTAELRTALDQPDYKRRLRDGTAWLSGTA
- a CDS encoding DUF389 domain-containing protein — translated: MARIVEDSGWSPRYAFMTMMSAGIAVLGLLLSSPAVVIGAMLISPLMSPILGFGFSLALFDFAELRRSLKALAIGAAAAVAFTALIVTISPLQAPTAEIVARTRPNLFDLAVALFAALAGSFAIIRGRGETIVGVAIATALMPPLAVVGYGIATRNLPVGAGALALFVTNFITIALSATAMARFYGFGHHLSRRQGWMQTIVLVFVFVALAVPLGISLNRIGREAVATAQARSLLAAKFGEDARVTQLDLDFTADPLLVRAVVITPRAAAKKTPAIQDVLVETLGRPIRLDLDQILLDPGAGALEVQREELRQAGDGASAETQRMAALAKMIALVTGIPADEVTIDRDHRRATAAATPLPGATLSTYRMLEARATNETDGWSVAVIPPQEPLPEIAFADNVDALDTAAQAALATTIWAAKRWNIPSLAVPGLPIEAPARPSLTQRRALAIAGVLRARGLTPVPAAAAGQRYRLMPATPSPIP
- a CDS encoding mechanosensitive ion channel family protein, with protein sequence MMQPVTPPPVKNPLDLIMAKLHVASNDFFLQLPNIVGGIIFVLVAWFVGKLIANGVRKAFHHKGLVDLGGVLASLTFGLVVAASVLIASVIIFPSVKPATIISSLGIGSVAIGFAFKDILQNLLAGILLLINRPYRRGDQIVVKDFEGTVEHIQSRATLIKTYDGRRVIIPNSDVYTSPVVVNTAFPVRRDQFDIGIGYGDKPDRAMVVFTEAIARVDGVEADPAPEVLPWGLDASSVTLRARWWSQSKRTNLVHLRARVILAIWQAAADNGIDLPFPTQQILVHDQTEESDGDRTRQREGWPAGSHPPRPRRGARSAKDDRSEDEA